One Peterkaempfera bronchialis DNA window includes the following coding sequences:
- a CDS encoding sensor histidine kinase, producing the protein MEGQQRLADKPGSPGGGGTAQHRPLYGAQTWGAVAYLLLSFPVGLVGFVFTVVVLSVGLGLAVTVVGLPLMALGLLGCRALATMERARTGKLLGERIPDPEPLSPRRPGPAGRVLALLADGQGWRAALYFTVLLPWGVFTFAVTLAVLIVGWPVLPWVVHSLAAVNRMLATSLLSPSSLSERVRELEDDRGTVVDTAAADLRRIERDLHDGAQARLVALAMDLGLAKEKLTEDPEAAAAMVDAAHGEVKLALQELRDLARGIHPAILTDRGLDAALSSVATRCTIPGGVRVTVSLPTRPASAIEGIAYFTATELLTNISKHSHAHTATLDLWRTDDRLMLQVHDDGNGGAQEHPGSGLAGLADRIRAVDGVFLIHSPHGGPTTITVELPWHTRSAGRS; encoded by the coding sequence ATGGAGGGCCAGCAGCGCCTTGCGGACAAGCCCGGGTCGCCGGGTGGCGGCGGGACCGCCCAGCACCGCCCCCTCTACGGGGCGCAGACCTGGGGGGCGGTGGCCTATCTGCTGCTGAGCTTCCCGGTGGGTCTGGTCGGTTTTGTGTTCACGGTCGTCGTCCTGTCGGTGGGCCTCGGTCTCGCCGTGACCGTGGTCGGCCTTCCGCTGATGGCCCTGGGCCTGCTGGGCTGCCGCGCCCTGGCCACCATGGAGCGGGCCCGGACCGGAAAGCTGCTGGGTGAGCGCATCCCCGACCCCGAGCCGCTGTCACCGCGCCGCCCCGGCCCCGCCGGCCGGGTCCTGGCCCTGCTGGCCGATGGCCAGGGCTGGCGGGCAGCGCTGTACTTCACCGTACTGCTGCCGTGGGGGGTCTTCACCTTCGCGGTGACCCTGGCCGTGCTGATCGTCGGCTGGCCGGTGCTGCCCTGGGTGGTACACAGCCTGGCGGCCGTGAACCGGATGCTGGCGACCTCGCTGCTGTCGCCGTCGTCGTTGTCGGAGCGGGTACGGGAGCTGGAGGACGACCGGGGCACCGTGGTCGACACCGCCGCCGCCGACCTGCGCCGCATCGAACGCGACCTCCACGACGGCGCCCAAGCCCGCCTCGTCGCCCTCGCCATGGACCTCGGCCTCGCCAAAGAGAAACTCACCGAAGACCCCGAAGCCGCAGCCGCCATGGTCGACGCCGCCCACGGCGAGGTCAAACTCGCCCTCCAAGAACTCCGCGACCTCGCCCGAGGCATCCACCCCGCCATCCTCACCGACCGAGGACTCGACGCCGCCCTCTCCTCCGTCGCCACCCGCTGCACCATCCCCGGCGGCGTCCGCGTCACCGTCAGCCTCCCCACCCGACCCGCCTCCGCCATCGAAGGCATCGCCTACTTCACCGCCACCGAACTCCTCACCAACATCTCCAAGCACTCCCACGCCCACACCGCCACCCTCGACCTCTGGCGCACCGACGACCGCCTCATGCTCCAAGTCCACGACGACGGCAACGGCGGCGCCCAGGAACACCCCGGCAGCGGACTCGCCGGACTCGCCGACCGCATCCGCGCCGTCGACGGCGTCTTCCTCATCCACAGCCCCCACGGCGGCCCCACCACCATCACCGTCGAACTCCCCTGGCACACCCGGTCCGCCGGCCGCAGCTGA